The DNA window TTCTCACCAATCTCGAGGAACGCGACGTGCTGTTCATCGACGAAATCCACCGCCTCAGTCCCGCGGTCGAGGAAGTGCTCTATCCCGCGATGGAGGATTTTCAGCTTGATTTGATCATCGGCGAAGGCCCGGCGGCGCGTTCGGTCAAGATCGAGTTAGCAAAGTTTACGCTGGTCGGGGCCACCACGCGCGCCGGTCTCCTGACCAATCCGCTGCGCGACCGTTTCGGAATTCCGGTGCGGCTGAATTTCTACACCGAAGAAGAGCTGGAGAGGATCGTCACCCGCGGCGCGCGCGTACTCAACATTGGCATGACGCCTGACGGCGCCAACGAAATTGCGCGCCGCGCCCGCGGTACGCCGCGCATCGCCGGACGGTTGTTGCGGCGGGTGCGGGATTTCGCCTCGGCCGCGGACGCGGTCTCGATCGATCGCAAGATCGCCGACAACGCGCTCCGCGCGCTGGAGGTCGATGCCGCCGGCCTCGATGCGATGGACCGGCGTTATCTCACCACCATCGCGATCAATTACGGCGGCGGTCCGGTGGGCGTGGAGACCATGGCGGCGGCGCTGTCCGAACCGCGCGATGCGATCGAGGACATCATCGAGCCGTATCTCATCCAGTGCGGCTATCTGCAGCGCACGCCGCGCGGTCGGCTTCTGACCTCGCATGCCTTCCGCCATCTCGGCCTTGCTGAACCCGCCCGCGATCCGGCGCAGTTCGGATTGTTTGGCAGCGCGGAGGACGAGCAGTGACCGATATCGGTCTGCCGATGACGGCGCATCTCGACGGCGCGATCCGCGACGGTCGCCATCACATGCAGGTCCGCGTCTATTACGAGGACACCGATTTAGGCGGCCTCTTATCGCATCTGGCCTGGCAATCGCGCGCACCGCTTCGACGCGATAGAGCGGACTGCCACCCCTGGGGAGGCGGTAATATCCAGCGCAGCCATGTCGTTCATCACCCTTGGCAGCAAGACTTCTGGGCGGGCGAGAGAGCTACTCAAGCGATGTTCTATCGATAGATAGAGGTTGACAGAGATGGACAAGAGTCGTATCAAACCATCGATCTATCGATAGATATATTACGCAGCGGCGCGTGGCAGTTGATCGTGGCCCGTCGCTCAGTGCTGCGCGGCGGGTCACGGTCGCCGGCGTACGCAAGCAAGACTTCGAGTCCAAGTCTGTCTGCGATTTCACCATCGTGCAATCTATTGAACGGAGGATGACAGTGAGCCAGATCAAGAAAGCTAAACAATTTGCGGCCCTTCACGTCAAAGGGACGCCAGTGATACTTTATAACGCGTGGGATGCAGGCAGTGCGAAAACGATCGTCGAGACCGGTGCGGAGGCGATCGCGACGAGCAGTTGGTCTGTCGCCACTGCGCAGGGGTATGAGGACGGCGAGGACCTTCCGCTTCCGCTTGCCGAGCAGATCGTCGAGCGGATCGTGGCGGCAGTTGACGTGCCCGTGACCGTCGACTTCGAAGGCGGCTACAGCGACGATGATCGCAAACTAGCCTCGAACATCTCCAAGCTGCTTGATCTGGGAATCATCGGGATCAATTTCGAGGACCGCGTGGTTAAGGGGAAAGGGCTCTACGACGTTGATCGGCAGGCGAAGCGAATTGCGGCGATCCGACATGCTGCCGAACACAAGGGCGTTCCTCTCTTTATCAATGCGCGGACCGATGTGTTCTTAGGTAACAGCGGCGATGTCGACGAAGCCCTGGAGAGAGCGAAGGCATACGCGTCGGCCGGCGCGTCCGGCTTCTTCATTCCCGGGCTGACCGAGGCCGACCATATCCGTCGGATTGCTGAGGAAGCGAAGCTGCCGGTCAACGTCATGGTCATGGAAGGCGTCCCATCGAATGACAAGCTCGCGAAACTAGGTGTCGCCCGCGTGAGCTATGGGCCGATTCCGTACATCGAGGCGATGGAGGCTCTCCAGAAGAAGGCAAGCAAGCTCTTTTCGTAATCTGCATGCGACCTCTGGAGGTCGGCCAAACCCGCGACGCCCTTGCAAGGATTGTGAGTAAATTTGCGCCGCGAAGATAGGCCAACTTCCGCAGCGCCGTTTGCCCAGATATCCTCATCTTCGTCTCGCGTTGCCGCGGTCTCGGCCCCTCGACCAGCCTTCGCCTGGACCAAAGGGGCGCGTCCCAGCGGACTGGGAAAATCACATCAATCAATGAGCCGGTCTATGACGACGGCAACACGCCACGAGCGTAAAATCCAGAAGGAAGAATCCTGTGTATCATCAAGTCGTTTCGCAGTGCGTCCAGTCCTTGAAAACTGTAGAGGTCTTGCTCGACAAGGCCGAGCAATTTGCCGCTGCCAAGCAGTTTGACGTCCGTGTGCTGTTGAACGGCCGTCTCGCGCCCGACATGAAGCCCTTGATCTACCAGGTGCAGAGCGCTTGCGACTATGTCAAAGCCGCCGCCGCGTGGCTTTCCGGGCAGACGCCTCCAAAGCACGAAGACAATGAGCAAACCCTCAAAGAGCTGCGCGCTCGCGTTCGGAAAACTGTCGATTTCGCCGAAAGCGTAGGCAAGACACAATACGAAGGCGCAGAAGGCCGCAAAGTCAGCCTTTCGTGGGTTCCCGGGAAGGTCATCGGTGGCGAGGATTATCTGCTTCAGATAACGATTCCGAACGTCTACTTCCACATTGCGATGACGTACGCGGTTCTCCGCAACGGCGGCGTTGACGTCGGCAAGATGGACTTCCTTGGGCCAATGAATTTTGTCGAAGCCTGACGAGACAGGCATTCCTTTCTTGCCCGGACCCTCTCGGCGCCGATCGGTGGCGCGGTCGCCCTGCGGCAAGCCGTCCGCTCACCACAAGTCGAGCCTCCAAGAAGAATCTCCAGATTCGATGCCCGTGAAACGCGCTTTAGCAAAGAAATACACCAGCAGCCCCGTCAGTGGCATGGGCGACCTGTTCGGGGATCCCGAGCTGCCTGCCGGTTTCCGCTATATCCCGTATGTAATATCGACCGCCGACGAAAAGAGCCTCGTTCAGCGATTTAAAAAGCTGCCCCTGAAGCCCTTTGAATTTCACGGACATCAGGGCAATCGCCGCATATACACCTTCGGGCACAGATATGTCTTCGCAGGCCAGGAGCCGCGCGCCGATGCGAGCATTCCCGATTACCTTCTGCCGCTCACCGACGTTGCAAGCCAGATCAGTGGCGTGCCGGCCGAGGCGTTTGAGCAGTTCATGGTGACGGAGTATGCGCCGGGTGCTGGAATCGGCTGGCACCGCGACCGACCGTCGTATGAAGATATCGTCGCAGTGTCGTTTCTCGCGCCTTGCACATTGCGGCTGCGTCGGAGGGCGGGGGAGGGCTGGGAGCGCCGGTCCGCGCATGTCCAACCACGATCAGTGTATTTGCTCCATGGCCCGGTGCGGAACAGCTGGCAGCACAGCATCGCGCCGATGGACGTTCTGCGCTACTCCGTGACCTTGCGTACGTTTCGCCCTGGCCGAAACTCCTCGAGCGATTAGCGTTCCACCATTGCGGTTGTCAGATCGGCGAATAGATGGGCGAAGTGATTAGATAAAACGTCCGCGGCGATGGTGAGGTCGCTTCAGCCCGAAGCCGGGATCATGACAGCACGCTTTCGCGCGATCATCAGGCGACTGCGAATGTGGACCCGGTAAGCCCCGCAGTCGCCTGATCGAACGCAGAGATATCGTGATAGGCACGCGTAAGAATCAGGCCTCCTTCCAACGCCGCCATCACATGGAAAGCCCGACCCACAGCATTCGCTCCGCCAATTCTGCTCGAAAGGTCGTCGATGCAGCGTCGAAAGAACATCTCGATTTCCTGCACGATCTCGGGCGGTAGACCGCCCGCTTGAGCTCCAAGCATGCCGCCTAGACACATCCGGCCATCCCGTTCGATCGCGCTGCGAAACGCGGATCGATAGATCGCAATCACCTGGTCGCCGCTCTCATCATGCCGCCGCGCGACCAGTTCGAAGAAGCGATCCCCGTATCGGCGCGCGACCGCAGCGGCCATTCCCGCCTTGGTCGGAAAATGGTGGTGGACACTGGCGCTCTTGATGCCGATCTCGGCTGCGAGATCGCGGAAGCTGAAGCCCCGGTAGCCCGCCTCGCGGATGCGAGCCTCGGCCAGGTCCATCAGGCGCTCTGCCGTTTCGTTCATTGCATTTCCTATCTCTACTGATAGATAGACGTTGACGGCAGGGATTTCCAGAGTTATCCCTTTCTCTACCTATCGATAGAGCGGAGAAGGAGCTCATGAGCAACGAACAGGATACGCCGGCCGTTCGCCACGTCGACACGCCGTCAGGCCGAATCGGTTACGTGGAAGTGGGATCGGGACCGGTCGCTCTCTTCGTGCACGGCGTGCTGCTGAACAAGCACATGTGGCGCTACCAGCTCGGCGCGCTTTCAGATTTTCGGCGGTGCATCGCGGTCGACCTGCTTGCGCACGGCGACACGGAAATCGCAGCCGCTCAGAACGTATCTGTGACCGCCAACGCGAATATGCTGAAAGAAGTGCTCGACGCGCTGCATATAGATCAGGTCGATCTGGTCGGAAACGACAGCGGCGGAGGGATTTGCCAGATCTTCGCCGCGCTCAATCCGGATCGGGTGCGGATGCTGACGCTCACCAACTGCGATACCCATGACAACTGGCCGCCTGAAGCATTCAAACCGTTCGTGGAAATGGTTTCTGCCGGCGGGCTGAGCAAAACCCTCAACGCAATGCTCGGCGACAAATCGATCTATCGCTCGCCAGGGGCGCTTGGCCCGGCCTACGAGCATCCCGAAGCCGTCACGGACGAAGATATCGAAATCTACCTGCGGCCACACCTGCGCAACGAGCAGCGTACCCACGATCTGGAGCGTTTCGTCGGCGCATTCGACAATAAGCACACTTTGGCCATCGAGCCCCGATTGCGGCAGCTCAAGGCTCCGACGCTGATCGTCTGGGCCACGGACGATGTCTACTTTCCGGTGAAATGGGCGCACTGGCTGGCCGAAGCGATCCCAGGAGCGAGACCGCCCGTCGAACTGCCCGGAGCGCGGCTTTTCTTTCCCGAGGAGCGGGCGGACGCATTCAATCGGCTGCTGCGCGGCCATTGGGTCGGCTGACCAATCCGACCCGTACGATTCGGCGTCGCACGAGCCGAATCCCCATCAGCGAGGCACTTGGTATGCTGCTGGAAGACCGACTGGCCCAAATCGTTCCGACGCTGACTCCAGCTCAGATACAGTTCGCTCTTCGTTTCGCGAGCGGTCCTGAGCGGCGTTTTGCACCGGACGAAAAGCTTCTCGATGTCGGCGATCGGGACATGGCCGTGTGGCTGGTCGTCGAGGGGGGCATCGTTGCGAGCCGACGGGATGGTCTGGGCCGGGAGGGGATATTTGCCACCGGCGGACCGGGTCAGTTCAGCGGAGAAGTAAGTGACCTTGCCGGGCATGCCTCCTTGGCCATGGTCTGCGCGGGACCGAACGGGTGCACGGCCTATCCGTTCGATCTCCCTCATCTTCGAGCTCTGCTCATCAGCAGCGCGGACATCGGCGAACTGATGATGCGGGCCTTCATCCTGCGGCGCGCCGCGCTGTTGGAGGGGGACAGCGTTGGCTCGGTCATCCTTGGAGAAGCGGGATCGCCGGCGACGGTTCGCCTTCGGGGCCTGCTTACCCGGAACAGCTACCCGCACTCGCTGATCGATGCAGGTGGTACTGAAGGTAAAGCCCTTGTCGAGCGCCTCGGCGTGCAGGCGGCCGATTTGCCGATCCTGATCTGCCCGAACGGGACGGTGCTGCGGCGGCCCAGCGATACTGAGGCGGGAGTAGGGCTGGGAATCGTTCCCGATATCAAGCCTGGAACGACGTACGACGTGATCGTCGTTGGCGCGGGCCCGGCAGGCCTCGCTGTTGCCGTGTATGCGGCATCGGAGGGGCTCTCCGTTCTGGTTGTCGATAGCCGCTCGTTCGGTGGCCAAGCGGGCGCATCCTCGAGGATCGAGAACTATCTGGGATTTCCGACCGGCATCTCCGGCCAGGCGCTTACGGCGCGCGCATTTCTTCAAGCTCAGAAATTCGGTGCTCAATTTGCGGTGCCGGTCTCGGTCGTCGAACTCGATTGCTCGCAGCCACCGTTGCACCGCGTGGCACTCGACAATGGCGTTTCAATTTGTGGACGGACGGTCGTGATCGCGTCGGGCGCGCGTTACCGGCGGCCAGAGATCGAAAACCTCGACCGCTTCGAGGCAACCAGCGTCTCGTACTGGGCGACGACGATCGAGGCGGCCCTGTGCGAGGGCCGCGATATCGTTCTCGTCGGAGGAGGCAATTCTGCGGGGCAGGCGGCTGTCTTCCTCGCCGCGCACGCGCGCCAGGTACACCTGGCTGTCCGCTCGTCGGGCCTCGATGCCTCCATGTCCCGCTACCTGATCGACAGGATCAAGGCGACGCCCAACATCGACTTGCGGGTCCGCACCGCCGTCACCGGATTGTCGGGTACGGCAGATGGTACACTGGAAAGCATCGACATGACCTGCCGTGAGAGCGGCGACAGTCGCCGGGTCGACGCACGGCACATGTTCTTGTTCATCGGTGCCGATCCCAACACCCAGTGGCTCGATCGGCGTATCACCCTGGACAACAAGGGCTTCGTTGCCACCGGTAGCGATCCGCAATTGCCGTTGGCAACCAGCAGCCCCGGTGTTTTTGCGATCGGAGACGTGCGGCGCGGATCGGTGAAGCGCGTGGCGGCCGGCGTCGGCGAGGGTGCCGCGGCCGTAGCTCAGATCCACGCCTACCTCGCCACCCTTCATTCGTAGTCCATGGTGACTTAAGCGGATGGAGCGTCGGCGGCTTGTCGCAGGCAGGTGAGGCAGTCGAACTGCCTTTGGTCGGCGTACCCGGACCTCCTGCTCGACTTGCACATCGACCCCGCCACCTATGACGACGCTGTCACGAAGCGCGGCGCCCGCAGGTCGGTGGCAAACATAAGCTGCGTGTCCCGCTCTAGGATGAGCGCGTTCCAGCCGCCCGGATGAGCCGCCAACTCGCCAGGCTTGCAAAAACTGCGACGACCGCAGCAACGGAGAGTGCAGCACCGAAGCCGGCTGCTACGCTGGCGTGCACCGCGCCTTGGAGGGCGATTCGAATCGGATCTGATAAAGCAGACAAAGCACCGCTCGCGTCGCCGCCCACGATCCGAAGGCTCAGGTCGTGCCAATCGATCCTCTGATCGAGCACGAGCGACCTTCCAAGCCTTCGAAGGTTGGCCTCGGCCACGCCCGCGAGCACTGCGCCCAGCCCCGCGACACCGGCGACGATGCCAATGAACCGCGTCGTACTTGCCAATCCGGAGGCCATTCCGGCGCGCTCTGGCGGAACGGAGCTGACTTGAGCTTTCGCCGTCTCGCTGTTGAGCAGGCCCGCGCCGGATCCCGTGATGAACATGCCGATCGCAGCCGTCCAATATGCGAGGTCCGACAGCACGGCTGCTGCCGCGATCGCATTGCCAAGCGCGACCAATCCGAGACCGAAGCTCAGGATCGCACGGCTGGACATGCGCGTCGCGAGCCTGCCGCCCACGCTGGGACCGATCAGCAGCGGCAATGCGAAAGGTATCATTGCGAGACCTGCGATCGCCGGCGAAAGCACAAACGCATCCTGGAGATAGAGCGGAAGGATCGTCATCATGACTTGTGCTGCGGTCGCGTAACCCAGCATAGCGACGGCTGCTCCGGTGACGGTCGGATCGCGGAATATCGACAGGTCGATCATCGGGCGTGGGTGTTTGCGTTCGGCAAAAACGAACGCCACAAGCAGGACCGTGCCCACTGCTAATCTGATGATTGTCGGCGCACTCTCCCAGCCGATGCTATTTGCATCGATCAGAGCCCACACGACGCTGAAAAGACCGGCGCCAAAGAGGATGATTCCTGGATAGTCCAAGCCTGACGCTTTCGGGTCGCGAGATTCCGCGACCGATGTCAGGGCGAGGACGATCAATCCGGCGCCCAACGGCAAATTGATGTAAAACGCCCATCGCCATCCCAAATAGGACGTAACGAGGCCGCCGAGGATCGGACCGAGAGGCGGTGCCATACCCATTACGGTGCCCCAGATCGCGTAGACGCGGTCTCGTTCGTGAGGTTCGAATCCGTGTGCGACAACGGCCAGCGACGAAGTCAGCTGGAGCGCGGCGCCGACCGCCTGCAATGCGCGCGCGCCGTTTAGCGTAGCGAGATTAGGTGCCGCACCGCAGAGAAAAGAGGCGAATGTGAAGATCGACAGCCCGATAAGCAGCATGCGCCGCCGCCCAAGACGGTCGGCCAAGGCGCCTGCTGGCATCAGCAGTGCCGCGAACGGAAGGATATAGGCGCTGACAACCCATTCGACATCGGTGAATCCGCCGTGCAGGTCGCGCGCAATGGATGGCAGCGAGACCGCGACAATGTTGGTGTCGAGCATGATGAGAAAGGGCGCGCCGGCACAACAAAGCAACATGCGCAGCTTCCGGCCAGAGAACCGAGCCGTCGGAGACGGTGGCATAGCATCAGTCTGCAGCTGTCCCGCTGCAATACCGAGGCTATTTTCGCCATTCCTGAGCACGAAACCATCCATTCCGCTGTTCCGCGACCTGCGCGATGAGCTTGGCTATGTAGATCAGCGACAAGAGGTCCTGCCGACGCGCAGACGATCGGCAGGGCTTTCGAAGGCTCAATCAGGAAGTGGGAAGCAGAGCCTGTAAGGACGTTTCGTAGGTGGGATAGTCGGTGTAGCCGCGCGCGGTGTAGCCATAGAAGGTGCTGCGGTCATATGGGTTCAGCCGCAAGCCGAGTTCGATCCTCCTGGGCAAGTCGGGATTCGCGATGAAGTGACGGCCGAAGGCGATTAGGCTCGCATCGCCATTGACCACGCTTGCCTCGGCCGTCTCCGGATTGAATCCACCGGCTGCGATGACTGGTCCCTTGAAGATCTTGCTCAATTCTTGGGCTGCGACCGGCGCCTGCGCTTCGGCAATGGTCTCACCGCCCTTCACCCGCGGTTCGATGAGGTGAAGATACGCGAGCCCGAAGCCGTCGAGCCGCTCTGCCACCGAGCGGAACAGCGCACGGGGATTGCTGTCGCCCATGCCATTGAACGTCCCGCTTGGCGCGAGCCGAACCCCGACCCGATCCGCGCCCCAGACTTCGCTCAACGTCTGGACGACTTCGACCAGAAGACGCATTCGATTCTCGACCGTACCGCCGTATTGGTCGCTCCGCTTGTTGGTGTTGTTCTGCAGAAACTGATCTATCAGGTGGCCGTTGGCCGCCATCAGCTCGACACCATCGAAACCCGCTTTCTTGGCGTTGCGCGCGGCGGCGCGATATTGATCGAGGATGCTGGCGATTTCCGCCGTCTCCAGCGCGCGATGCGGCGACGTCTGGCGAAACCCATCAGGCGTATCGACGACGATGCTCGGATCAGCCCAGTAGGTCGGATCGACGGACGCCGTGACCGGTTGCGATCCCGTGATCGAGACATGTGTCGTGCGGCCGGCATGCCAAAGCTGGGTGAAGAAGTATGCGCCCTTGGCGTGAACTGCATCCGTGATGCGTTTCCAGCCTGCCACGTGCTCGTCGGCGTAGAGACCGGGCGCGTGATAGTAGCCTCGCGCGGACGCCGCGATCGCTGTCGCTTCCGTGATCATCAGCCCGCCGTCAGACGCACGCTGCGTATAATAATCGAGCTGCAAGTCGCTCGGAATGCCCGTCCCTGGCTGCGCCCGTAGCCGGCTTATCGGCGGCATGACGACACGGTGTTTCAGTGTGATCGGCCCGATTTGCACGGGCGTGAAGAGCTTCTTTTGAACGTTTATACCCACTGGGATTCTCCGTTCGTGATGAGGCTGCGCTGGAAACGGAAGGGAGGGGCGTGAAGAGGAAGGCGGTCCCGCGCGGGTCGAGCGCGGGACGGATCACTAAGGTCGGATGTTGCCCCGACCGCAGGCGATCACTGCCTGCCAGCCATGATGCCGCCGTCGACCGGAAGGATGACCCCGGTGATGAAGCTCGCCTGATCCGAGGCAAGGAACAGGAGCGCTTCGGCCGCGTCTGCGGGCTGACCGTTGCGGCCAAGAGGGTGCATCGCATTGAAGGTCGGCAAAACGGTCTTCACCTGCTCCGGCGTCAGGAATGTGCTGAAGACCGGGGTCTCGATCACGCCGGGCGCGATCGCATTCACGCGGATCTTGTCGGGCGCCAGCTCGATCGCGAGGTTCTTGACCAGCGCATGGACGCCACCATTGGCCGCTGAATAGGCCGATGACGGCGTGGCGCCGATCGCCTGCAGGCCCCACATGGAGCCAGTTTGCACGATCGCGCCGCCGCGGCCCGCAGCCTTCATGGTCTTGGCGGCCGCCTGTGCGATGAAAAACTTGCCCTTGAGGATGATGTTCAGGAAACGATCGTATTCATCTTCGGTGACGTCGAGGAATGGCTTCGGCCCGAAGATGCCGGCGTTGTTGAACAGGACGTCTAGGCGGCCAAAGCGATCAAGCGCTGCCTTCACCGCTGCTTGTCCGGTCGCCGGCAGGGAAATGTCGCCCACATGGGCGATAGCACGCTTTCCGGTCGCGTCGATTTGCTTGGCTGCGGCTTCAGCTTTGGCGGCATCGCGTCCGATGATGACGACAGATCCACCTTCAGCGACAAATCGGGTCGCCACTTCCTTGCCGATGCCCGAACTGCCTCCTGTAACGATCGCGACCTTGTCCTGAAAACGCATGGCAACTCTCCCGGTTATTCTACCTATCGATAGATTGATGAGCTTCCGAGAATTAACTCTGGAAACTGGATGCGTCAAGCCTGATCTATCGATAGAGAGGAACAACGTCGTGACGGGCGGCGGACGGATTGCCGACCTTCCTCCGACGGAACCTATCGGTGCGTCATCAGGCCACGCGGAACGTCAGGATAATATTGTGGGCTTTCACGTCGATCGAACATGCCGTAGTCACGCACGATGCGCACGACGCGATGACGAACAGCGTTGGCCTCGGTAGGGAGCTGTGGTTCAAACTGCTCAGCGGAGTTGCGGTCGCGCCAGCTCGCCAACAATGCAAGCTTTCCCGCATTGTAGATGCTTGAGAAAACGTCGTGGTCGATCAGGGCCGGGTGCCTTCGATCGAGCGACAAGCGGTCAGCGAGCTCCGACAGAGCCAGCGATCCCGATCTAGTCGGTGCCGGCAAAACCTCGGTAAGCGTTGCAAATTTCCCGGCGCCGACCTCCGTCTCGTCCAAACGCTGTTCAACCAGAGGCACGCCGTCGGGAGGCGCCGTATCCGCCACGATTTCGCCAACCCGCAAATGATAATCTTGAAAGACGTCGTCGCGGCCGCGCTGTTGAGTCTCGTGGTGCTTGGCTACGGTGCGCCATCTCACAACGGACTTTTCGTCTCGCCACGTGGAATGCGACAGGATCCACCCCGGCCGGCGCGCGCTTTCGAAGCGCTCGTTGTCGACGAACCCGTCGATGGCCTGCAGGATCGGCCTCAAGTCTTTCGCAAGAGCGAGGTAAAGGTCGAATTGTTCTTTCTTGGGATGGACTTCGAAGATCACCGAGAACATCTTGATTACCCAGCTTGCCTGAGATTCGTGCCGAGGGAGGGGATGTCTTCCGCGATCGACGGGCCGAAGCCCGGCCAAGGACCCGAAGATTAGGCTTGCGACAGACGTTCGCTATCTTGCATAGCATTGTGCCCTATCGATAGATAGACTGACGGGCATTGTTTTTGGTCTCTTTAAGCCCTACCTATCGAGAGGTAGCCACGGGAGCAGACCCAATGAGTGACGTCGCCGCCGCCATCATGGACGCCGCCGAGCGGCGAATGCGGAAGGGCGGATTCAGCGGTTTCAGTTTTCGAGAGATTGCAGTCGACGTGGGCGTCAAGAGTTCTAGTGTCCACTATCATTTCCCGACCAAGGAGAATCTCGCGGCTGCCGTCATCCAGCGCTATACCGCACAGACGGCGGATTTGATCGAACGGGAGCTCCAGAAGGAGCCAAACCCGGTGAAGGTTTGGGTGAAAGCGTTCCGAGGGACTCTGCACTCAGAGGATCGCATGTGTCCATGCGCCGTGCTCGGTGCATCAACCATGGATCTGCCGTCGGAAGTGTCAGCGGAAGTAAAGAAGTTCTTCAAGATGTGTCATGAGAAGCTCGTGCAGGAGGGCCTCTCGTCGGATGAGGCCTCGCAATTGCTGGCAACGATCACGGGCGCGTTGGTGGTGGCCAATGCGGTGAATGACTTCGCGACATATGATCGTGCTACGCGTGAGTTCACCCGAGCGTGGAAACCTGCGCCGGTGAAAGTTGGTCGCCAGCGTTCGAAGTAAACGTCAAACGCGCGCCGCGTGAATTCCGGCGGCTCGCCAAACCCAGCCTTTTGTAGGCACCGTATCAAAGCTTTGGAGCGCGGTAGCGCGGCTCAAGTAGGGATCGAAGCCGCAAGGCCCGAGCCGCGTGGGCGAAGTGTCAACCGAATCCATGCCGCGGCGACCACGTGAACCGGTCGGGTGCCGAGGTCCTCGTGAGCCTCGAAAGCAGCGCCAATCCATCCCGAAAGAGCACGAACGGATACCGTGATCCATCATCGCGCGAAGGGCTGTCAAATCCCGGAACTAGGCCGAACGGCTCGGTCGCTGGTAGATCAACAACTCTGGGAAACGGGGCCGCCTGGCCGCCTATCATTCCGGAAAGAAGAGAGAGGAATGACTTCGCGGCAACTTCCTCCATCGCGAACACATTGAAAAAACTACCCTGAAGCCGCCGGAACCAGTGACCGTACTCGCTTGGCGGCAATCGGCCGGCGACGGATTCGAACTCGTCCAGCAGCAGCCAGGGCCGGACGAAGGGAAACAGACTTTCGGCAGCAACCCAGAACCGCCGGCCGCCAAGTCCGAACGTCAGAAATGTTGTGACGATCTCGTCGTCGGGTCGATTGCCAGCACCCCGGAGCCAGTCAATCCACGCGACGATCTGCGGAGCGCCCATCAATAAGAAGTTCGACCGATGCGCGGCGAAAACAACGGAGGCAGGCGCAGACCCCGCACCCGCCTGGGAAACGGCAGGCGGCGGAGCGGGCTTCGACTTTTTCTTTGCTATCTCTGTCTCGGCGATATGTAAGAACGTGTCGGAGGAAACAGGATTAGAGCCGAAAGCCACGGAGTAGCCGTGCACGACCTTTCCATGCGCGCATAATTGGCCGATGTGCGGTTTCACTTGGCGAAAATACTTTTGCTTGGCCTCTCGCTTCATGTCGGCGCTCGTCACCGCTAGCGCAAAAGAACCGTGGGCCTCGGCTAGCACCACGCCATGGGCGGCGACGGCGCCGCCAGCATAGATGAAGTCGGCGTGCGGATTGGCGCTACCGGGTAATGCGACGCCGTTGTCGCGCCAGACGTATCC is part of the Bradyrhizobium canariense genome and encodes:
- a CDS encoding TetR/AcrR family transcriptional regulator, yielding MSDVAAAIMDAAERRMRKGGFSGFSFREIAVDVGVKSSSVHYHFPTKENLAAAVIQRYTAQTADLIERELQKEPNPVKVWVKAFRGTLHSEDRMCPCAVLGASTMDLPSEVSAEVKKFFKMCHEKLVQEGLSSDEASQLLATITGALVVANAVNDFATYDRATREFTRAWKPAPVKVGRQRSK
- a CDS encoding antibiotic biosynthesis monooxygenase family protein, translating into MFSVIFEVHPKKEQFDLYLALAKDLRPILQAIDGFVDNERFESARRPGWILSHSTWRDEKSVVRWRTVAKHHETQQRGRDDVFQDYHLRVGEIVADTAPPDGVPLVEQRLDETEVGAGKFATLTEVLPAPTRSGSLALSELADRLSLDRRHPALIDHDVFSSIYNAGKLALLASWRDRNSAEQFEPQLPTEANAVRHRVVRIVRDYGMFDRRESPQYYPDVPRGLMTHR
- a CDS encoding MFS transporter, producing MLLCCAGAPFLIMLDTNIVAVSLPSIARDLHGGFTDVEWVVSAYILPFAALLMPAGALADRLGRRRMLLIGLSIFTFASFLCGAAPNLATLNGARALQAVGAALQLTSSLAVVAHGFEPHERDRVYAIWGTVMGMAPPLGPILGGLVTSYLGWRWAFYINLPLGAGLIVLALTSVAESRDPKASGLDYPGIILFGAGLFSVVWALIDANSIGWESAPTIIRLAVGTVLLVAFVFAERKHPRPMIDLSIFRDPTVTGAAVAMLGYATAAQVMMTILPLYLQDAFVLSPAIAGLAMIPFALPLLIGPSVGGRLATRMSSRAILSFGLGLVALGNAIAAAAVLSDLAYWTAAIGMFITGSGAGLLNSETAKAQVSSVPPERAGMASGLASTTRFIGIVAGVAGLGAVLAGVAEANLRRLGRSLVLDQRIDWHDLSLRIVGGDASGALSALSDPIRIALQGAVHASVAAGFGAALSVAAVVAVFASLASWRLIRAAGTRSS
- a CDS encoding alkene reductase — its product is MGINVQKKLFTPVQIGPITLKHRVVMPPISRLRAQPGTGIPSDLQLDYYTQRASDGGLMITEATAIAASARGYYHAPGLYADEHVAGWKRITDAVHAKGAYFFTQLWHAGRTTHVSITGSQPVTASVDPTYWADPSIVVDTPDGFRQTSPHRALETAEIASILDQYRAAARNAKKAGFDGVELMAANGHLIDQFLQNNTNKRSDQYGGTVENRMRLLVEVVQTLSEVWGADRVGVRLAPSGTFNGMGDSNPRALFRSVAERLDGFGLAYLHLIEPRVKGGETIAEAQAPVAAQELSKIFKGPVIAAGGFNPETAEASVVNGDASLIAFGRHFIANPDLPRRIELGLRLNPYDRSTFYGYTARGYTDYPTYETSLQALLPTS
- a CDS encoding SDR family NAD(P)-dependent oxidoreductase, which translates into the protein MRFQDKVAIVTGGSSGIGKEVATRFVAEGGSVVIIGRDAAKAEAAAKQIDATGKRAIAHVGDISLPATGQAAVKAALDRFGRLDVLFNNAGIFGPKPFLDVTEDEYDRFLNIILKGKFFIAQAAAKTMKAAGRGGAIVQTGSMWGLQAIGATPSSAYSAANGGVHALVKNLAIELAPDKIRVNAIAPGVIETPVFSTFLTPEQVKTVLPTFNAMHPLGRNGQPADAAEALLFLASDQASFITGVILPVDGGIMAGRQ